The sequence below is a genomic window from Coffea arabica cultivar ET-39 chromosome 4c, Coffea Arabica ET-39 HiFi, whole genome shotgun sequence.
TGTTTCTATTTCTTTTAAGTGTATGTTAGGCATTATGGCTTTGTATCGGAACCATCTTTTGCGGGTTAAAGGACCATTCTTTGCTAAAATTGTACCGTCtctttcttgattttgttttgATTCTGCTTGTTACTGTGTGAGCAAACGTTACTTTGCGGGTCTCACTATTGTTGTCGATTTGGTCGTTGATTGGTAAATATTTGTGTAATTTGGGATCCATTTTCAGTAGCTTCCTCTTGATTTTCGTAGGTTCAGTGATTTTGGGATACTGATCCATTTCTGTAGTTGATCCAATAGATTAATTGATTGGTGTGTGGTTGGTCTATGATTTAGCATGAATAAGTTTTTACAGTCTTCTTAGTGATGGCAGACGTGTAAGGGGCTTTTGAAGTTTAAagtttttggattttttgttattgtttttaattttttctttaggATGGGTAAGCAAGAATTTTAATATCGTCATTATGGCGCCATGGCACAATGAAAGAGGTTTGAATCTTtagtattgtcgagtggagcacatctttttggatttcttgttttatttttactttttttgagATGCAAGTTTTCTTTAAGGCTTAGTTTTGGAGTTTatgaaggaagagaagagaaaagaaaagaaaagatagcttaggaaagaaaggaagagaagggAAAAGATGCATATTTCGTTTGGGAGtttaatgaaagaaaagaaaagaaacatctttctcttatttgagagttggagagatatggaaagaaaggattttatgaGAATACAACTTTACATATTTGccctttttatttgttattcAAAGTCCAAAAATTAGCTTTCTTGTTCCCATAAATAGAATATTTGGACAAGACAAATTTCTAAAACAATTGCATATGCTTTTCCACAAGGTGAATAATACAACAAATTTCTTGCTGGACTTCGATTCTCTTGCATGCATGTAAATCGCCTCAAGTCCTTGTAGTATCTTTTAGGTATTCTTGACATATGATTTTGATATTGACCGGAAATGCCATTATACATGTTTCAGCTAGTGTTTTTGCTAAGCTGAAACTCAAGTTTATCACTAAATATTCGATTATCTCAATCTTCACTTCTTCACCACTTGATCCATCCTAatgtttataaaattttatttgttgaTGGTTAATGCACTGACAAGCATGACGTTTGGCATTTAATATTGAAAGTTTTCATcatttgatcttttttttttgttttttttaaagaaaaatcattCCAATAAACGTATTTGAGAGTCAAATATCAAATAAGAACTTGGGACTCTCAAATAGCCAATACGTTCGGGGGAGCCTGGGGACTTTGGCTCAACTCCAGAGTAACCACATCCCAAACAGCCACACGTATTTGAGAGTCCTTACCAAAGTTCTGGCACTCTAATGCTCTAAGTTTTTCATCAACCATCTGAATTTCAAGAAGACCAATACAATACCAATTATTGTAATTTACATGCTGCATTACTATTTGAAGTAATTACTGAATAACTAATGCCCAGTAGTACATATACTAACGCGAGCATCTTCAAGAGTAGAAAATGGCAATGCATACTCTGCAGCACCAGGCACAGATTCAAGCTTTGCCTGAGCACCTAGTGCAAGTACCAACCTGGCTGCCCAAGCAcaaaaaaactaacaatttaGTACAGTCCAATTCATTCATCCACACCGCTACCTTTGCCAGGAACATATAAACATAGATAAAATATTTTGTTTATGGACTCTGTGTTGATCATTTTACACTTTGAAGCTTACACAGGCAAATAAACAAACAGAATGTATGCATTTAAATTTCATATTCATGTATCACCACTGAAACTTACATGTACCATAACCATACAAGA
It includes:
- the LOC140005008 gene encoding uncharacterized protein isoform X1, with translation MDGNLLGGKSSYFQYFQLDSPGFLPFNTHNSITARLVLALGAQAKLESVPGAAEYALPFSTLEDARMVDEKLRALECQNFGKDSQIRVAVWDVVTLELSQSPQAPPNVLAI
- the LOC140005008 gene encoding uncharacterized protein isoform X2, which translates into the protein MDGNLLGGKSSYFQYFQLDSPGFLPFNTHNSITARLVLALGAQAKLESVPGAAEYALPFSTLEDARVSICTTGH